Proteins from a genomic interval of Daphnia pulex isolate KAP4 chromosome 4, ASM2113471v1:
- the LOC124192969 gene encoding glycogen phosphorylase-like isoform X1 has product MSVQSDAEKRKQISVRGIAQVENVANVKKSFNRHLHYTLVKDRNVSTVRDYFFALAHTVKDHLVSRWIRTQQYYYEKDPKRVYYLSLEFYMGRTLTNTTVNLGIQSACDEAMYQLGLDIEELEEMEEDAGLGNGGLGRLAACFLDSMATLGLAAYGYGIRYEYGIFAQRIRNGEQLEEPDDWLRFGNPWERSRPEFSIPVHFGGRVVTSDDGYHKWIDTKVVFALPYDNPIPGYKNNVVNTMRLWSAKSPQDFDLRFFNDGDYIQAVLDRNLAENISRVLYPNDNFFEGKELRLKQEYFMVAATLQDIVRRFKSSKFGSREAVRTSLDSFPEKVAIQLNDTHPSLAIPELMRILVDIEGLTWEKAWDITTRTCAYTNHTVLPEALERWPVSMLNSILPRHLQIIYEINHRHLQCVAKAFPGDSDRLRRMSMVEEEGEKRVNMAYLAIVGSHAVNGVAQIHSDILKRDLFHDFYEMNPEKFQNKTNGITPRRWLLLCNSALADVIAERIGEDWISHLDQLTQLKALAEDPVFQRSVQTVKQENKMKVAQYLQKEYNVNVNPASLFDIQVKRIHEYKRQLMNALHIITLYNRIKANPRASIVPRTIMIGGKAAPGYHMAKKIIKLICSVGQVINSDPIVGDKLKVIYLENYRVTLAEKIIPAADLSEQISTAGTEASGTGNMKFMLNGALTIGTLDGANVEMAEEMGMDNIFIFGMKENEVEDLKKRGYNAFDYYNANAELKQVIDQIASGFFSPNNPEEFRDIYNNLMYHDRFFCLADYDDYMAAQERVNEAYKDQSVWMKMCIHNIASSGKFSSDRTIAEYAREIWGVEPTWDKLPAPHEPIEEGK; this is encoded by the exons ATGTCGGTCCAAAGTGATGCCGAAAAGCGAAAGCAAATCTCGGTTCGAGGTATTGCTCAGGTGGAGAACGTGGCCAACGTCAAGAAGTCCTTCAATCGTCATTTGCACTACACTCTAGTCAAAGATCGTAATGTATCTACGGTTCGCGATTACTTTTTCGCCCTTGCACACACCGTGAAAGATCATCTGGTATCTCGTTGGATCCGAACCCAGCAATACTATTACGAGAAAGACCcaaag cgTGTCTATTATCTTTCCCTGGAGTTTTATATGGGCCGTACTCTGACAAATACTACTGTCAACTTGGGAATCCAAAGCGCATGCGATGAGGCTATGTACCAA tTGGGTTTGGATattgaagaattggaagagATGGAGGAAGATGCTGGATTGGGTAACGGAGGTCTTGGTCGTCTTGCGGCTTGTTTTCTGGATTCCATGGCTACTCTTGGCTTGGCCGCTTATGGTTACGGCATCCGTTATGAGTATGGCATCTTTGCCCAGCGCATCAGGAACGGAGAACAG TTGGAAGAACCTGATGATTGGTTGCGTTTTGGCAACCCATGGGAGCGATCACGCCCGGAGTTTTCTATTCCGGTTCACTTTGGAGGCCGTGTTGTCACCAGTGACGACGGATATCATAAGTGGATTGATACAAAG GTGGTTTTTGCCTTGCCATACGACAATCCGATCCCTGGCTACAAGAATAACGTCGTCAACACGATGCGGTTGTGGTCTGCCAAGTCACCACAAGATTTCGATTTGCGCTTCT tcaATGACGGTGATTACATCCAAGCCGTTTTGGATCGTAATCTTGCCGAGAACATCTCCCGTGTCTTGTACCCCAACGATAACTTCTTCGAAGGCAAGGAACTGCGTCTAAAGCAAGAGTATTTCATGGTGGCCGCCACCCTTCAG GATATTGTTCGCCGCTTCAAGTCGTCCAAGTTCGGATCGCGCGAAGCTGTTCGTACATCCTTGGACTCGTTCCCAGAAAAGGTTGCTATCCAGCTAAACGACACTCACCCGTCGCTCGCGATTCCAGAGCTTATGAGAATTCTTGTTGACATCGAAGGACTCACATGGGAAAAg GCTTGGGATATTACCACCCGTACTTGTGCTTACACCAATCACACTGTTTTGCCCGAAGCCCTTGAGAGATGGCCCGTCAGCATGCTGAATTCTATTCTTCCTCGTCATCTCCAAATCATTTACGAAATTAACCACCGCCATCTTCAG TGCGTAGCAAAGGCTTTCCCCGGCGACAGTGATCGCCTTCGTCGTATGTCAATGGTTGAGGAGGAAGGAGAAAAACGTGTTAACATGGCTTACCTGGCCATCGTTGGATCGCACGCTGTGAATGGTGTAGCTCAGATCCACTCCGACATCCTTAAGCGCGACTT GTTCCATGATTTCTATGAGATGAACCCCGAGAAGTTCCAGAACAAGACCAATGGTATCACTCCCCGTCGTTGGTTGTTGCTCTGCAACTCGGCTCTCGCTGATGTCATtgctgaa CGTATTGGCGAAGATTGGATTTCTCATTTGGATCAGTTGACTCAGCTAAAGGCGCTTGCCGAAGATCCAGTTTTCCAACGCTCTGTTCAGACAGTCAAACAGGAAAACAAGATGAAGGTGGCCCAGTATCTCCAAAAGGAATACAACGTCAACGTCAACCCGGCTTCTTTGTTCGACATTCAG GTTAAACGTATTCACGAGTACAAACGTCAACTTATGAACGCTCTCCATATTATTACGCTCTACAATCGCATCAAGGCCAACCCAAGGGCTTCAATTGTTCCCAGGACAATTATGATTGGTGGAAAG GCTGCGCCAGGTTATCATATGGCCAAGAAAATCATCAAGCTTATTTGCTCAGTCGGCCAAGTGATCAACAGCGATCCTATTGTTGGCGATAAGTTGAAGGTTATCTACTTAGAAAACTACCGTGTTACGTTGGCCGAGAAGATTATTCCTGCTGCAGACCTCAGTGAACAGATTTCTACTGCCGGTACTGAGGCCTCGGGAACTGGAAACATGAAGTTCATG TTGAACGGAGCTTTGACTATTGGTACACTTGATGGCGCCAATGTTGAGATGGCCGAGGAAATGGGAATggacaacattttcattttcggtATGAAGGAGAATGAAGTGGAAGATCTGAAAAAGCGAGGCTACAACGCCTTTGACTATTATAACGCAAACGCCGAGCTGAAGCAG GTGATTGACCAGATTGCTTCAGGATTCTTCAGCCCGAACAACCCCGAAGAGTTCCGTGATATCTACAACAACCTTATGTACCACGATCGTTTCTTCTGTCTGGCTGATTATGACGACTACATGGCCGCCCAAGAAAGGGTTAACGAGGCCTACAAG GACCAGAGCGTCTGGATGAAGATGTGTATCCACAACATTGCTTCATCTGGTAAATTCTCCAGTGACAGGACTATCGCCGAATACGCCCGTGAAATTTGGGGCGTTGAGCCTACGTGGGATAAGTTGCCTGCTCCTCACGAGCCTATTGAGGAAGgcaaatga
- the LOC124192966 gene encoding serine/arginine repetitive matrix protein 2-like, with amino-acid sequence MAKDEKMNKSIETKTPLRAIDKFFDIATPVDSPDLLDEIFEPPNKKLVPQNEEVVTPVVSSQSSQRVQKRKLNDEVLSQGNVSKKKSVDETRTHSFQDDSVFDNSEILSNLGSPSLDVRPIPTKKNKKRMSISAYSKAFQSQQLGQQSQVVNTSDDLGESNIPSDLGSPDKLLSRRPLKSKKHTSTSMFQETLDGKKDQQEQDSEEIPSSLESPGKKQEVSRLPNKSKMRMSTTTFKKVLEDGQEQDSEEILSSLESPEKKQEVSRLDNKSKMRMSTTTFKKVLEDQQEQESEEIPSFLESPAKKQEVSRLVNKSKSRMSTRVTKKTLEDEKEQDSVEIPSALESPEKKQEVSRLDNKSKMRMSTTTFKKVLEDQQEQDSEENPSSLKSPAKKQEVSRLVNKSKSRMSTRVTKKTLEDEKEQDSVEIPSALESPEKMQQVNRLVKKSKTRMSTTAFNKALQSQKEQDPGEMKKSKALLETPTKASDSDLSDDSDMPELESSDDFSPSTSSTQIIKSKHLMTGPTVEPREKNDIPASSESPLKGPTLEIPNVLVSNRSNLTAVTSHHATLPLVDEEIEEKGTVSRPSSRASNKSSSSLNDSKRSAVPPSASDNDPEDADAESVSSVIKKINRSLRSASRASNKTTTATKSNDNISSSRASKSLPGNNDVALKKANNSSRSTASRKTTSPSAEETRNISRSSSRPSQSSSSSNVIRRKKIQRPDSDEDNGPILNLLPSPKIKEIEKKLRSSSRASYNSLSETIDDVFNSPNKSTRSTATRKTPSPLLEEIESIPGSSRRASESKSSSNVIKRKNITRPESGEDDDPVLELPSRSNRPPNKSLPAFSRVILDSDSESESEEPDDLLSKQITEPINKTPSPVIEQVEEAKASLSSSGSRSRGSLKFQSLATKEDRSTIQPIVDDLLLINEAEVEETPPSDNDSIDEKSTEENNEEETDEELSAKSRRLTHSLPESSKSSSRKSGKIGMSPTNRYPALKNSTVVAGGADFGGAPLSMSPIRPSEQGAPTQIFSTKKSNASESSNAGTVTSTNVTSPTSRNVQKTPLHPSTPAPFAKKRKRSITQSPMFMNVMKSSVKKAIRNVQDQQPSTQSTPAPDSATPAASRVPVAKTAQDKTQLTSTTPALSRASVANIASKGLSILNPGKGKSLVKSALDEKAESSNTEWEDVEDDQERPIPRCIAIAFENIEDRSKDFVPLEKRLKADPVFQAKVKFQRAKVAAQKAEEAAAEAKKKAAKKKPRAVSTKKKEEDNITSVAFNKANFRFYAGAKVTKEALDAVHGLVGEWFDFTLDQMENFCIDEGIPSLDSWEHCYKMMKRQGIVKNYMEYSGLCHELLLNDECQLLLPTTAPPEYYEWKRKAKREHK; translated from the exons ATGGCGAAAGATGAGAAGATGAACAAATCGATTGAGACTAAGACACCACTACGTGCGATTGACAAGTTCTTTGATATTGCCACACCAGTTGATTCGCCTGATCTATTAGACGAAATTTTTGAACCTCCTAATAAG aaacttGTTCCACAAAATGAAGAAGTTGTCACACCTGTAGTAAGTTCTCAAAGTAGTCAGAGGGTTCAGAAAAGGAAACTTAATGATGAAGTACTATCTCAAGGAAATGtctcaaaaaagaagagtgttGATGAGACACGGACTCACAGCTTTCAGGATGATTCCGTCTTTGATAACTCTGAGATTCTGTCAAACTTAGGAAGTCCGAGTTTAGATGTTCGACCaataccaacaaaaaaaaacaagaaacggaTGTCAATTTCTGCTTATTCCAAAGCATTCCAAAGCCAGCAGCTCGGTCAGCAGTCACAGGTGGTCAATACCTCTGATGACCTGGGTGAATCAAATATTCCTTCTGATTTAGGAAGTCCAGATAAATTACTCTCTCGAAGACCTTTGAAATCTAAGAAACATACATCTACATCAATGTTTCAAGAAACCcttgatgggaaaaaagatCAACAAGAACAAGATTCTGAAGAAATCCCCTCATCTTTAGAAAGTCCTGGAAAGAAGCAAGAAGTTAGTCGCCTTCCTAACAAATCTAAAATGCGAATGTCGACTACCACCTTCAAAAAGGTGTTAGAAGATGGACAAGAACAAGATTCTGAAGAAATTCTCTCATCTTTAGAAAGTCCTGAAAAGAAGCAAGAAGTAAGTCGCCTTGATAACAAATCTAAAATGCGAATGTCGACTACCACCTTCAAAAAGGTGTTAGAAGatcaacaagaacaagaatctGAAGAAATTCCCTCATTTTTAGAAAGTCCTGCAAAGAAGCAAGAAGTTAGTCGCCTTGTTAACAAATCTAAATCGCGAATGTCGACTagagtaacaaaaaaaactctaGAAGACGAGAAAGAACAAGATTCTGTGGAAATTCCCTCAGCTTTAGAAAGTCCTGAAAAGAAGCAAGAAGTTAGTCGCCTTGATAACAAATCTAAAATGCGAATGTCGACTACCACCTTCAAAAAGGTGTTAGAAGATCAACAAGAACAAGATTCTGAAGAAAATCCCTCATCTTTAAAAAGTCCTGCAAAGAAGCAAGAAGTTAGTCGCCTTGTTAACAAATCTAAATCGCGAATGTCGACTagagtaacaaaaaaaactctaGAAGACGAGAAAGAACAAGATTCTGTGGAAATTCCCTCAGCTTTAGAAAGTCCTGAAAAGATGCAACAAGTTAATCGCCTTgtcaaaaaatctaaaacgCGAATGTCGACTACAGCGTTCAATAAAGCTCTACAAAGCCAGAAAGAACAAGATCCTGGTGagatgaagaaatcaaaagcaCTCTTAGAAACCCCAACTAAAGCTAGTGATTCTGATTTGTCTGACGATAGCGACATGCCAGAACTGGAATCCTCAGATGATTTTTCTCCTTCTACATCATCCACACagataataaaaagtaaacacTTAATGACTGGCCCGACAGTGGagccaagagaaaagaatgacaTTCCTGCATCATCAGAATCCCCTCTTAAAGGTCCTACACTGGAAATCCCAAACGTTTTGGTGTCTAACAGATCTAATTTAACGGCGGTAACCTCGCATCACGCAACTCTTCCATTAGTCGacgaagaaatagaagaaaaaggaacggtTTCGCGTCCTTCCAGCCGAGCATCAAATAAGTCATCATCGTCATTAAATGACAGCAAACGAAGCGCAGTCCCACCTTCAGCTTCAG ATAATGATCCCGAAGATGCTGATGCTGAATCAGTTTCGTCggtaattaagaaaattaacagAAGTTTGCGCAGTGCCAGTCGAGCTTCCAACAAAACAACGACGGCAACAAAGTCTAATGATAACATTAGTTCCAGCCGAGCCTCCAAATCCTTACCGGGAAATAATGATGTGGCgttgaaaaaagcaaataattcATCACGGTCAACCGCTTCTCGCAAAACTACTTCGCCTTCCGCTGAAGAAACGAGAAATATTTCACGGAGTTCTAGCAGACCCTCTCAATCATCGTCTTCATCAAATGTaatcagaagaaagaaaattcaacgcCCAGACTCAG ATGAAGACAATGGCCCCATATTGAATCTATTACCATCGCCTAAAAtcaaggaaattgaaaaaaaattgcggaGCTCTAGCCGAGCTTCCTACAATTCCTTGTCAGAAACAATTGATGATGTTTTCAACAGCCCCAATAAATCAACACGATCAACTGCTACTCGCAAAACTCCTTCGCCATTacttgaagaaattgaaagtaTTCCAGGCAGTTCAAGGAGGGCATCCGAATCAAAGTCTTCATCAAACGTaatcaaaaggaagaacaTAACACGCCCAGAATCAG gTGAAGATGATGATCCTGTATTGGAATTGCCATCGCGTTCTAACCGACCTCCCAATAAGTCGTTACCGGCGTTCTCCAGAGTAATCTTAGATTCCGATTCAG AATCGGAATCGGAAGAACCTGACGACCTCTTGTCGAAGCAAATTACGGAACCCATCAACAAAACTCCATCTCCCGTCATAGAGCAGGTCGAAGAAGCTAAAGCATCGTTGTCATCATCTGGAAGCCGCTCACGAGGAAGTCTTAAATTTCAGTCTCTGGCCACCAAAGAGGATCGTAGTACGATTCAACCAATTGTGGATGATCTACTATTGATCAACGAAgct GAAGTGGAGGAAACTCCACCAAGTGATAACGATTCCATAGACGAAAAGTctacagaagaaaataatgaggAAGAAACGGACGAAGAGTTATCTGCGAAGTCGAGAAGACTAACGCATTCTTTGCCTGAATCCAGCAAGTCTAGTTCCCGCAAATCAGGAAAAATTGGGATGAGTCCAACCAACCGATATCCTGCTCTTAAAAACTCTACGGTAGTAGCAGGAGGTGCAGATTTCGGTGGAGCTCCGCTCAGCATGTCCCCAATCAGACCTAGTGAGCAAGGTGCTCCTACACAGATTTTCTCAACTAAAAAATCGAATGCATCAGAATCCTCTAATGCTGGAACAGTGACTAGTACGAACGTAACATCACCTACGTCAAGGAATGTTCAAAAGACTCCTTTACATCCGTCTACCCCTGCTCCGTTCGCCAAAAAACGGAAGCGTTCCATAACCCAAAGCCCAATGTTCATGAACGTGATGAAGTCTTCTGTGAAAAAAGCTATAAGAAATGTTCAGGATCAACAGCCTTCGACTCAATCTACTCCAGCTCCTGATTCAGCTACACCTGCAGCTTCACGCGTTCCGGTAGCGAAAACTGCTCAGGATAAAACACAATTGACTTCTACTACACCTGCTCTTTCACGCGCGTCTGTAGCCAATATCGCATCCAAAGGATTAAGTATTTTAAATCCTGGGAAAGGGAAGTCATTAGTTAAGTCAGCACTTGATGAGAAAGCTGAATCTTCTAATACAGAATGGGAAGACGTGGAAGATGATCAAGAAAGACCGATCCCGCGTTGCATTGCCATTGCTTTTGag AATATTGAAGATAGAAGCAAGGATTTTGTCCCATTAGAAAAACGACTGAAGGCAGATCCTGTTTTTCAAGCGAAAGTCAAGTTTCAGCGGGCCAAAGTGGCAGCCCAAAAAGCCGAAGAAGCGGCAGCAGAAGCGAAAAAGAAGGCGGCTAAGAAAAAGCCCCGTGCAGTTagcaccaaaaagaaagaagaagataacatTACAAGTGTGGCATTCAATAAAGCAAATTTCCGCTTCTACGCAGGCGCCAAAGTGACGAAAGAAGCTTTGGATGCTGTACACGGCTTGGTGGGAGAATGGTTCGACTTTACTCTCGACCAAATGGAGAATTTTTGCATCGACGAAGGTATACCATCCTTGGATTCGTGGGAACACTGTTACAAGATGATGAAAAGGCAAGGTATTGTTAAGAATTACATGGAATACTCTGGCCTATGCCacgaattattattgaatgaTGAATGCCAACTACTCCTTCCTACCACTGCCCCGCCCGAATATTACGAATGGAAACGGAAAGCAAAGAGGGAACACAAATAG
- the LOC124192983 gene encoding transcription termination factor 4, mitochondrial-like codes for MLRKSFSHVLNVHKKSGNRWSKTILARLNTKPEEIEDMQNSLGQQVWEDSLRKFQDLGFSLKQTTKMLLDNPLLPSYQTDKLCHSFDVLKSVGFKTEEIKEVLVQEPKIFDRDPRILKKNHLNLTKQLGDHQGRIAALAAPNTLIDNSLITNQKIDYCIMEMLINKPTIAKSKILKCPYILIKTRHKFAYRSGFYKKIDPKNKEGLANNPSIPDLFFSSDKIFLSQFKGFSLEDYVVFEEMMMSEEDSFNDENEKADDKDDQTDEDPDDENVSKGKKNYSRRK; via the coding sequence ATGCTGCGGAAGTCATTCTCTCATGTGTTAAATGTTCACAAGAAATCAGGAAATAGGTGGAGTAAAACCATACTGGCTCGCCTTAACACTAAAccagaagaaatagaagacaTGCAAAATTCTCTTGGTCAACAAGTTTGGGAGGATTCTCTACGGAAGTTTCAAGATTTGGGTTTCTCTTTGAAGCAAACTACAAAAATGCTTCTTGACAATCCACTGTTACCAAGCTATCAGACTGATAAGCTATGCCACAGCTTTGACGTGTTGAAATCTGTTGGTTTTAAAAccgaagaaattaaagaagttCTTGTTCAGGAACCCAAAATCTTTGATCGTGATCCTCGAATATTGAAGAAGAaccatttaaatttaacaaagCAGTTAGGCGACCATCAAGGAAGAATTGCAGCACTTGCTGCACCCAACACCTTGATTGACAACAGTTTAATCACTAACCAAAAAATTGACTATTGCATTATGGAGATGTTGATCAACAAACCTACTATtgccaaatcaaaaattctcAAGTGCCCTTACATCTTGATTAAGACCCGGCATAAGTTTGCCTATAGGTCAGGCTTCTATAAGAAAATCGATCCAAAGAACAAAGAAGGATTGGCAAATAATCCAAGTATTCCTgacctatttttttcttctgacaAAATTTTTCTGTCCCAATTCAAAGGCTTTAGTCTTGAAGACTATGTCGTTTTcgaagagatgatgatgagtgAAGAAGATAGTTTCAATGATGAAAATGAGAAGGCCGATGACAAAGACGACCAGACAGATGAAGATCcagatgatgaaaatgtttcaaaaggaaaaaaaaactactctCGTCGCAAATAA
- the LOC124192990 gene encoding uncharacterized protein LOC124192990, producing MKNVCIGTLFLLCIVPVLLWPMEESLHPLPASLAEEGFKVAGRHPRAVRSTPATATTSSRKTSTKSPVPAERKVSTTTHHTGPTLTPTHHSQLRTTKKTKLNRPTKPGKKYTPRHHQQKKHKKITETKAKRSDKSTSKSHLNNGKQ from the exons ATGAAAAATGTATGCATCGGAacactttttttgctttgcatCGTACCTGTTCTCCTATGGCCAATGGAAGAGTCACTGCATCCACTGCCAGCATCATTGG CGGAAGAAGGATTCAAAGTAGCTGGTCGGCATCCGAGGGCAGTTCGTTCTACTCCAGCTACAGCAACTACCAGTAGCCGTAAAACCTCGACCAAAAGTCCAGTTCCGGCAGAGCGTAAGGTGTCCACTACGACTCACCATACTGGCCCGACGCTCACTCCTACCCACCATTCTCAATTAAGGACAACGAAAAAAACCAAGTTAAATCGCCCAACAAAACCAGGAAAGAAGTATACACCCCGCCACCATCAgcaaaagaaacataaaaaaattactgaaacCAAAGCCAAACGATCGGATAAATCAACTTCTAAATCCC ATTTGAACAATGGCAAGCAGTAG
- the LOC124192969 gene encoding glycogen phosphorylase-like isoform X2: MSVQSDAEKRKQISVRGIAQVENVANVKKSFNRHLHYTLVKDRNVSTVRDYFFALAHTVKDHLVSRWIRTQQYYYEKDPKRVYYLSLEFYMGRTLTNTTVNLGIQSACDEAMYQLGLDIEELEEMEEDAGLGNGGLGRLAACFLDSMATLGLAAYGYGIRYEYGIFAQRIRNGEQLEEPDDWLRFGNPWEKARPEFTLPVNFYGHVEDTPEGKKWVNTQVVFALPYDNPIPGYKNNVVNTMRLWSAKSPQDFDLRFFNDGDYIQAVLDRNLAENISRVLYPNDNFFEGKELRLKQEYFMVAATLQDIVRRFKSSKFGSREAVRTSLDSFPEKVAIQLNDTHPSLAIPELMRILVDIEGLTWEKAWDITTRTCAYTNHTVLPEALERWPVSMLNSILPRHLQIIYEINHRHLQCVAKAFPGDSDRLRRMSMVEEEGEKRVNMAYLAIVGSHAVNGVAQIHSDILKRDLFHDFYEMNPEKFQNKTNGITPRRWLLLCNSALADVIAERIGEDWISHLDQLTQLKALAEDPVFQRSVQTVKQENKMKVAQYLQKEYNVNVNPASLFDIQVKRIHEYKRQLMNALHIITLYNRIKANPRASIVPRTIMIGGKAAPGYHMAKKIIKLICSVGQVINSDPIVGDKLKVIYLENYRVTLAEKIIPAADLSEQISTAGTEASGTGNMKFMLNGALTIGTLDGANVEMAEEMGMDNIFIFGMKENEVEDLKKRGYNAFDYYNANAELKQVIDQIASGFFSPNNPEEFRDIYNNLMYHDRFFCLADYDDYMAAQERVNEAYKDQSVWMKMCIHNIASSGKFSSDRTIAEYAREIWGVEPTWDKLPAPHEPIEEGK, encoded by the exons ATGTCGGTCCAAAGTGATGCCGAAAAGCGAAAGCAAATCTCGGTTCGAGGTATTGCTCAGGTGGAGAACGTGGCCAACGTCAAGAAGTCCTTCAATCGTCATTTGCACTACACTCTAGTCAAAGATCGTAATGTATCTACGGTTCGCGATTACTTTTTCGCCCTTGCACACACCGTGAAAGATCATCTGGTATCTCGTTGGATCCGAACCCAGCAATACTATTACGAGAAAGACCcaaag cgTGTCTATTATCTTTCCCTGGAGTTTTATATGGGCCGTACTCTGACAAATACTACTGTCAACTTGGGAATCCAAAGCGCATGCGATGAGGCTATGTACCAA tTGGGTTTGGATattgaagaattggaagagATGGAGGAAGATGCTGGATTGGGTAACGGAGGTCTTGGTCGTCTTGCGGCTTGTTTTCTGGATTCCATGGCTACTCTTGGCTTGGCCGCTTATGGTTACGGCATCCGTTATGAGTATGGCATCTTTGCCCAGCGCATCAGGAACGGAGAACAG CTTGAGGAGCCTGATGATTGGTTGAGATTTGGCAATCCATGGGAAAAGGCTCGCCCAGAGTTCACTCTTCCTGTCAACTTCTACGGCCATGTGGAGGACACACCAGAGGGCAAGAAGTGGGTCAACACTCAG GTGGTTTTTGCCTTGCCATACGACAATCCGATCCCTGGCTACAAGAATAACGTCGTCAACACGATGCGGTTGTGGTCTGCCAAGTCACCACAAGATTTCGATTTGCGCTTCT tcaATGACGGTGATTACATCCAAGCCGTTTTGGATCGTAATCTTGCCGAGAACATCTCCCGTGTCTTGTACCCCAACGATAACTTCTTCGAAGGCAAGGAACTGCGTCTAAAGCAAGAGTATTTCATGGTGGCCGCCACCCTTCAG GATATTGTTCGCCGCTTCAAGTCGTCCAAGTTCGGATCGCGCGAAGCTGTTCGTACATCCTTGGACTCGTTCCCAGAAAAGGTTGCTATCCAGCTAAACGACACTCACCCGTCGCTCGCGATTCCAGAGCTTATGAGAATTCTTGTTGACATCGAAGGACTCACATGGGAAAAg GCTTGGGATATTACCACCCGTACTTGTGCTTACACCAATCACACTGTTTTGCCCGAAGCCCTTGAGAGATGGCCCGTCAGCATGCTGAATTCTATTCTTCCTCGTCATCTCCAAATCATTTACGAAATTAACCACCGCCATCTTCAG TGCGTAGCAAAGGCTTTCCCCGGCGACAGTGATCGCCTTCGTCGTATGTCAATGGTTGAGGAGGAAGGAGAAAAACGTGTTAACATGGCTTACCTGGCCATCGTTGGATCGCACGCTGTGAATGGTGTAGCTCAGATCCACTCCGACATCCTTAAGCGCGACTT GTTCCATGATTTCTATGAGATGAACCCCGAGAAGTTCCAGAACAAGACCAATGGTATCACTCCCCGTCGTTGGTTGTTGCTCTGCAACTCGGCTCTCGCTGATGTCATtgctgaa CGTATTGGCGAAGATTGGATTTCTCATTTGGATCAGTTGACTCAGCTAAAGGCGCTTGCCGAAGATCCAGTTTTCCAACGCTCTGTTCAGACAGTCAAACAGGAAAACAAGATGAAGGTGGCCCAGTATCTCCAAAAGGAATACAACGTCAACGTCAACCCGGCTTCTTTGTTCGACATTCAG GTTAAACGTATTCACGAGTACAAACGTCAACTTATGAACGCTCTCCATATTATTACGCTCTACAATCGCATCAAGGCCAACCCAAGGGCTTCAATTGTTCCCAGGACAATTATGATTGGTGGAAAG GCTGCGCCAGGTTATCATATGGCCAAGAAAATCATCAAGCTTATTTGCTCAGTCGGCCAAGTGATCAACAGCGATCCTATTGTTGGCGATAAGTTGAAGGTTATCTACTTAGAAAACTACCGTGTTACGTTGGCCGAGAAGATTATTCCTGCTGCAGACCTCAGTGAACAGATTTCTACTGCCGGTACTGAGGCCTCGGGAACTGGAAACATGAAGTTCATG TTGAACGGAGCTTTGACTATTGGTACACTTGATGGCGCCAATGTTGAGATGGCCGAGGAAATGGGAATggacaacattttcattttcggtATGAAGGAGAATGAAGTGGAAGATCTGAAAAAGCGAGGCTACAACGCCTTTGACTATTATAACGCAAACGCCGAGCTGAAGCAG GTGATTGACCAGATTGCTTCAGGATTCTTCAGCCCGAACAACCCCGAAGAGTTCCGTGATATCTACAACAACCTTATGTACCACGATCGTTTCTTCTGTCTGGCTGATTATGACGACTACATGGCCGCCCAAGAAAGGGTTAACGAGGCCTACAAG GACCAGAGCGTCTGGATGAAGATGTGTATCCACAACATTGCTTCATCTGGTAAATTCTCCAGTGACAGGACTATCGCCGAATACGCCCGTGAAATTTGGGGCGTTGAGCCTACGTGGGATAAGTTGCCTGCTCCTCACGAGCCTATTGAGGAAGgcaaatga